Proteins from one Malaya genurostris strain Urasoe2022 chromosome 2, Malgen_1.1, whole genome shotgun sequence genomic window:
- the LOC131428429 gene encoding uncharacterized protein LOC131428429: MNLITSLIVSALATLCHTMYTEKQQKLLNDIAEECAAKLDMELTYDYMQRFIYSGDLPDDAMSKKFIICTQKKIVEMDADGKIQSQKIIDNFADNHDIRALTEVILKCSSVEGDTVEEKVYNFYKCLWIEKNFDL, encoded by the exons ATGAATTTAATTACAAGTTTAATAGTATCGGCACTAGCAACCCTGTGTCAC ACTATGTATACAGAAAAACAACAGAAACTATTAAATGATATCGCTGAAGAATGTGCTGCAAAGTTGGATATGGAACTAACCTATGATTACATGCAACGATTCATATATAGCggagatcttccggatgatgcGATGTCGAAG AAATTTATCAtttgtacccagaaaaaaatagtgGAGATGGATGCTGACGGAAAGATACAAAGTCAAAAAATCATCGACAATTTTGCCGACAATCACGATATTCGGGCATTGACAGAGGTCATTTTGAAATGTTCCAGCGTAGAGGGAGATACCGTCGAAGAAAAGGTGTATAATTTTTACAAGTGCTTATGgattgagaaaaattttgatctgTGA
- the LOC131428426 gene encoding uncharacterized protein LOC131428426 — translation MTLIKSLIVLGIVALCQADYTAKQEKTIDDIAEQCGMDMDLNLNDDFVEMFKSTGNVPDEDDTQAFITCFLNKIGAMDDDGNIVSDKFIDFESDGHDLEAVKEVVEKCANVEGDSINEKGYNFYRCFWDEKKYDI, via the exons ATGACTTTGATTAAAAGTTTAATAGTCTTAGGTATAGTAGCTCTGTGCCAG GCTGATTATACAGCAAAACAAGAGAAAACGATAGATGATATTGCAGAGCAGTGTGGTATGGATATGGATCTCAACTTGAACGATGATTTTGTGGAAATGTTCAAATCTACCGGAAACGTACCAGATGAGGACGACACGCAA GCATTTATAACTTGCTTTCTCAACAAGATCGGAGCGATGGATGATGACGGAAATATCGTAAGTGATAAGTTTATTGACTTTGAGTCCGATGGTCATGACCTTGAGGCCGTCAAAGAGGTCGTTGAGAAATGTGCCAATGTCGAGGGAGATAGCATCAATGAAAAGGGGTACAACTTCTACAGGTGTTTCTGGGATGAAAAGAAATATGATATCTGA
- the LOC131428423 gene encoding uncharacterized protein LOC131428423 — MTLKIKSLIILGLVVLCQANYTEKQEQMLDDIAEQCGMDMGIKLNDDFVQLFKFTGDLPNDDDSQEFITCALHKIDAVDEDGYVIADKFVDFESDGHDLDAVKEVVEKCAKVEGDSVNERGYNFYKCFWDEKKYEI, encoded by the exons ATGACTTTGAAAATTAAAAGTTTGATAATCTTGGGACTGGTAGTCTTGTGCCAG GCTAATTATACCGAAAAACAAGAACAGATGTTAGATGATATCGCTGAGCAGTGTGGTATGGATATGGGTATAAAATTAAACGACGACTTTGTGCAACTGTTCAAATTCACTGGAGACTTACCGAATGATGACGACTCGCAG GAATTTATTACTTGTGCCCTACACAAGATAGATGCGGTGGACGAGGACGGATATGTCATAGCTGATAAGTTTGTTGACTTTGAGTCCGATGGTCATGACCTTGACGCCGTAAAAGAGGTGGTTGAGAAATGTGCCAAAGTCGAGGGAGACAGCGTCAATGAAAGAGGATACAACTTCTACAAGTGCTTTTGGGATGAGAAGAAGTATGAAATCTAA
- the LOC131428432 gene encoding uncharacterized protein LOC131428432, whose product MNILAEYTEKQLEILSDIAKKCALELAMELNSDVIDTFNYSGNLTDDEDSKRYVACALTTMGAIDTEGKNQGRKFIDDFSEGHDIEVLTKIVQKCSMVDGDTIEDRGYNFYKCFWTENLFGK is encoded by the exons ATGAATATCTTG GCTGAGTATACTGAAAAACAACTAGAGATATTGTCTGATATTGCTAAAAAATGTGCTTTGGAATTGGCTATGGAATTGAATAGTGATGTAATAGATACGTTTAATTACAGTGGAAATCTTACTGATGATGAGGATTCGAAG AGATATGTGGCATGTGCCCTAACAACGATGGGTGCCATAGACACTGAGGGTAAGAATCAGGGTCGAAAGTTTATCGacgatttttcagaaggccacGACATTGAGGTTTTGACAaagatcgttcaaaaatgctccATGGTTGACGGAGACACCATCGAAGATAGAGGATACAACTTCTACAAGTGCTTCTGGACTGAAAATTTATTTGGAAAATAA
- the LOC131428431 gene encoding general odorant-binding protein 56d-like, producing MKCLVLVTLLATGTFAFFTAEQHEVAKKLSNTCKGEIGDGLPENIGDRFREGDLTLTDAKSKCFMKCVFSKVGFIDDAGTVNKTALVDKLSRGNTKEKAEAFAEQCSMFEGADGCEKALGLYECYHKNKATYF from the exons ATGAAGTGTTTAGTTCTGGTaactctgttagccacaggaacCTTC GCTTTTTTCACCGCGGAACAGCACGAAGTGGCAAAGAAGTTGTCCAACACCTGTAAGGGTGAAATCGGAGATGGTTTACCGGAAAACATCGGTGATCGGTTCCGCGAGGGCGATCTTACATTGACAGATGCCAAATCTAAATGTTTCATGAAGTGTGTCTTCTCCAAGGTAGGCTTCATCGATGACGCTGGAACAGTCAACAAAACCGCTCTTGTGGATAAGCTATCCCGAGGGAACACTAAAGAAAAGGCGGAAGCTTTCGCCGAGCAGTGCAGCATGTTCGAAGGTGCGGATGGGTGCGAGAAAGCTCTTGGGCTCTATGAGTGCTACCACAAAAATAAGGCCACCTATTTCTAG